In Nocardia wallacei, the following are encoded in one genomic region:
- a CDS encoding replication protein RepB — translation MTAKNPVRRAKTAKELAAKHKCSDRTIRRLIAEPRIDFEGRSAALSERARELRAGGAKYKDIAAELGVSIGSVSRLLHGLYPSQTTSKAS, via the coding sequence ATGACCGCGAAGAACCCGGTCCGCCGGGCGAAAACGGCCAAAGAGCTGGCGGCCAAGCACAAGTGCTCCGATCGGACGATTCGGCGGCTGATCGCTGAGCCGCGCATCGACTTCGAGGGACGCTCGGCGGCGTTGAGCGAGCGGGCCCGCGAGCTGCGGGCCGGGGGAGCGAAGTACAAGGACATCGCCGCCGAACTCGGCGTCTCCATCGGCTCGGTGTCGCGCCTGCTTCACGGGCTCTACCCGAGTCAGACCACGAGCAAGGCCAGCTAG
- a CDS encoding Replication protein Rep, giving the protein MLPPLRLALPEDAYAGSEDQQAPPCWWGRERWIAHCLALYDEHYSVLRAAQAVESVSRKTFAAYVIAESSGADYATGRNSRVTVGRLQREVARSESTIHRCRRLLARFGCRTVVFAGRHRTLAERLESWKRNDRARGWAAVCALHESTTLPVDNSAVKTLLDQGFGTPPERSYGSSFLSRSKSVSSAENEMNRRASRGIDKRRRPKQHRAYDQRALLLAEKCRRDERIPLWVRRTSRSQLAAALTRYAVAGWMVDDVYGAFEEFRISGKKLISNPDKPVGYLCHILRFVPPDVPPALLDRARTVADEEAERAAKRQLFAEMRAAAMGAAAADSPGRAAARAAVAQLAHRNMGQARARARQADADDRARARRTNDEADR; this is encoded by the coding sequence GTGCTGCCGCCGTTGCGGCTCGCGCTGCCCGAGGACGCCTACGCCGGTTCCGAGGACCAGCAGGCCCCGCCGTGCTGGTGGGGCCGGGAACGCTGGATCGCTCATTGCCTGGCCCTGTACGACGAGCATTATTCGGTGCTGCGCGCCGCTCAGGCCGTCGAATCGGTGAGCCGAAAGACGTTCGCCGCCTACGTCATCGCCGAATCCTCCGGCGCGGACTACGCCACCGGCCGCAACAGCCGCGTGACCGTCGGCCGCCTTCAGCGCGAGGTCGCCCGCAGCGAATCGACCATCCACCGATGCCGCCGCCTGCTGGCCCGGTTCGGGTGTCGCACGGTCGTATTCGCGGGCCGTCACCGGACCCTCGCCGAGCGCCTGGAGTCCTGGAAGCGCAACGACCGCGCCCGAGGCTGGGCCGCCGTGTGCGCGCTGCACGAATCCACGACCCTGCCTGTGGATAACTCAGCAGTGAAAACACTCCTTGACCAGGGTTTTGGCACCCCACCGGAGCGAAGCTACGGTTCTTCTTTCCTCTCACGATCGAAATCGGTTTCTTCAGCAGAAAACGAGATGAACCGACGCGCTTCGCGCGGCATCGACAAGAGGAGGCGGCCCAAACAGCACCGCGCCTACGACCAGAGAGCCCTATTGCTGGCCGAGAAATGCCGCAGAGACGAACGAATTCCGCTCTGGGTACGTCGAACCAGCCGTAGCCAGCTGGCGGCCGCCCTGACGCGCTACGCCGTCGCCGGGTGGATGGTCGATGACGTGTACGGAGCGTTCGAGGAGTTCCGGATCTCCGGAAAGAAGCTGATCAGCAACCCGGACAAGCCCGTCGGGTACCTGTGCCACATCTTGCGATTCGTGCCGCCCGACGTACCCCCGGCCCTGCTCGACCGGGCCCGGACCGTCGCCGACGAGGAGGCCGAGCGCGCCGCGAAACGGCAGCTGTTCGCCGAGATGCGCGCGGCCGCCATGGGCGCGGCCGCCGCGGACTCCCCCGGCCGCGCCGCCGCCCGCGCCGCCGTAGCGCAGCTGGCGCACCGCAACATGGGCCAGGCCCGCGCACGCGCCCGCCAGGCCGACGCCGACGACCGCGCACGGGCCCGCCGGACAAACGACGAGGCCGACCGGTGA